The genomic DNA TTTAATTTTTAATACTATTGGTGTTAGTGATGGTATTTCTATGGGTACACCAGGAATGCGTTTTTCATTACCGTCAAGGGATATTATCGCAGATTCTATGGAAACCGTTGTACAAGGCATGTCTTATGATGCATTGGTAACGGTTGTAGGTTGTGATAAGAACATGCCAGGTGCATTAATGGCAATGTTACGTTTAAACCGTCCTGCAATTTTAGTGTATGGGGGTACAATAGCATCTGGATGTCATGAGGATAGAAAGTTGGATATCGTTTCTGCGTTCGAGGCATGGGGAGAGAAAGTAGCTGGTACCATGGACGAGAAAAATTATAAATCCATCATTAAAAAATCCATACCGGGAGCTGGTGCTTGTGGTGGTATGTATACGGCAAATACAATGGCTTCCGCTATAGAAGCGCTAGGAATGTCTATGCCATATAATTCTTCTAACCCTGCAATCAGCAACAATAAAGAAGAAGAGTGTATTGCGGCAGGAAAACAAATGCGAATTCTCATTGAAAAAGATATTAAACCTCTGGATATTGTTACCCGTAAGTCATTGGAGAATGCTATACGTCTAGTAACCATAATGGGAGGTTCTACCAATGCAGTTTTACATTTCTTGGCTATTGCAAGAGCTGCAGACATAGATTTTACGCTAAAAGATTTTCAGCATATTAGTGATACTACACCATTTATTGCAGATTTAAAACCTAGTGGTAAGTATTTAATGGAAGATGTTCATAGAATAGGTGGTATACCAGCTGTATTAAAGTACTTATTGAAAAATGGTCTTTTACATGGAGATTGTTTAACGGTAACAGGAATGACTTTAGCGGAAAATTTAGAAAGTGTTCCAGATTTGGAAGAAGGTCAGGATGTTATTATGCCTTTAGATAAACCAATTAAAGCAACAGGGCATTTAAGAATGTTATATGGTAATTTGGCAGAGAATGGTTCTGTAGCAAAAATTACAGGAAAAGAAGGTTTGTTGTTTAAAGGAACTGCAAAAGTATTTAATAGTGAGTATGATGCCAATGATGCTATACGCGGAGGTAAAGTGGAAAAAGGGAATGTAGTCGTCATTAGATATGAAGGTCCTAAAGGAGGTCCAGGAATGCCTGAAATGTTAAAACCTACAGCAGCCATTATGGGTGCAGGCTTAGGTAAAGATGTGGCCTTAATTACAGACGGTCGTTTCTCAGGAGGTACACACGGTTTTGTAGTAGGGCATATTTCGCCAGAAGCACAAGAAGGTGGTACTATTGCCTTAGTTAAGGATGGAGATACAATTACGATAGACGCAGAAACAAATTCTATTAATTTAGAAGTGTCGGCTGAGGAATTGGCAAAGCGTAAAGAAGCATGGGTAGAGCCAGCTTTAAAGTTTAAAAAAGGAGTATTATACAAATATGCTCGTTCCGTATCCTCTGCTGCACAAGGTTGTGTAACCGATGAGTTTTAAAAAAAATATTGGCTAGAATTTAATGAGTTCTAGTAAGTACGTAATATCGGGTAATTGTGGCTGTAATGCGCATACTTGAATTTGATTATTAATTATGGAAACAGTAAAAGAGAAGAAAAAAGGTACAGGTTCCAAGAATACCATTAGAGTTTCTGGGGCAGAGGCAATAATCCATTGTTTATTAGCAGAAGGTGTTGAAACAATGTATGGTTACCCTGGTGGGGCTATTATGCCCGTCTATGATGAGTTATATAAATTTCAAGATAAGCTCGATCATATTTTAACAAGACATGAGCAAGGTGCTACACACGCTGCTCAAGGTTATGCTCGTGTTTCCGGTAAAGTAGGTGTTGCTATTGCCACCTCTGGTCCTGGAGCAACTAATTTGGTTACCGGTCTTGCAGATGCGCAGATAGATTCTACACCAATGGTATGTATCACTGGTCAGGTAACAAGACATTTATTGGGTACCGATGCTTTTCAAGAAACTGATATTATAGGTATTTCTACCCCTGTAACTAAATGGAACTATCAGGTGACCGAAGCTTCTGAAATTCCAGAAGTTATGGCTAAGGCTTTTTATATTGCCAAATCTGGCAGACCCGGTCCGGTTTTAGTAGATATTACAAAAAATGCTCAAATAGATGAGCTGGACTTCTCCTATGAGAAATGTGTTGGAGTAAGAAGTTATAAGCCAGTACCTAAGCCAAAAATGAGTGCAATTGAGGCAGCGGCAGAATTAATAAACAATGCTAAAAAACCATTTATAGTATGGGGGCAAGGTGTTATTCTTGGTAAAGCGGAAAACGAGTTGAAAACCTTGGTTGAGAAAACAGGGATTCCTGCCGCTTGGACCATTATGGGTGCCTCTGCATTAGATACTGCACATCCATTAAATGTGGGTATGGTTGGTATGCACGGTAATTATGGACCTAATTTACTGACCAATGAGTGCGATTTGTTAATTGCCATTGGTATGCGTTTTGACGATCGTGTAACGGGTAGATTAGAAGATTACGCCAAACAAGCAAAAGTTATTCACTTTGAAATTGATCCTGCAGAGGTAAACAAAAATGTACATGCAGATGTTGCAGTGTTGGGTAACTCAAAAGAGACTTTAGGCTTGATTTTGCCATTGCTTAATGAAAATAAGCATGAGGCTTGGCATAATATGTTTAAGGAGAAATACAAAATTGAGTTCGATACCATTATAAAAAATGACATTCATCCTACCAAAGAAGGGTTGACTATGGGTGAAGTTATAGAGGAAATTAATTTAGCTTCAAATAATAAGGCGGTGATAGTATCAGACGTAGGTCAGCATCAAATGATTGCGTGTAGATATGCTAAGTTTTCACAGTCTAAAAGTAATATTACTTCTGGTGGATTAGGTACCATGGGCTTTGCTTTACCGGCTGCAATTGGAGCTAAAATGGGTGCTATGGATAGGGAAGTAGTAGCTATTATTGGTGATGGTGGTTATCAAATGACCATTCAAGAATTAGGTGTTATATTTCAGCATAACCTTCCAGTTAAGATTGTAGTGCTTAATAATGAGCACTTAGGTATGGTACGTCAATGGCAAGAGTTATTTTTTGATAAGAGATATGCATCTACCGTAATGGTAAATCCAGATTTCGTTAAAATAGCCGAAGGATATAGTATTGAGGCAAAGCGCATATCTGAACGTATAGATTTAAAATCTACGATACAGGAAATGATGGCTTCGGATAAACCATACTTTTTAGAGGTAAAGGTAGAGCAAGAAGATAATGTTTTTCCAATGATTCCTTCTGGAGCTTCTGTGTCTGAAGTGCGTTTAAAGTAAATTAGAACAATCAATAACCTCATGAACGATAGCATCATACTTGATATTCCAAAAGTACATAGCTCTATTGTGCGTAAATCTGAAGAAATTGGATTTACAATGCCTTCTGATCTATATATAGGAAGTTTTCTTAAGACCTTGATTGCTTCAAAACCTAATGGTAGATTTTTAGAAATAGGAACTGGTATTGGGTTAAGCCTTTCTTGGATGATTGACGGTATGGATACTGATTCTTTTTTGATTTCTATAGATAATGATCAACAGTTGACAACCATTGCCGAAAATTACTTTGGTGATGACCAGAGAGTTGAACTTATTTGTGAAAATGGGACAGAGTGGATAAAAGGTTACACCGGTGAAAAATTCGATTTAATTTTTGCCGATGCCTGGCCAGGAAAGTATAGTGAGATAGATGAGGTTCTGGATTTGATCAAGGTTGGCGGGTTTTATATCGTGGATGATATGACCAAACAACCTAACTGGCCAGAAGGGCATGAGGAGAATGTAAAGTCATTGGTTGCGTATTTGGAGAAACGCGAAGACTTGACATTGACCAAATTAAATTGGTCAACAGGTGTAATAATGGCTGTAAAAAATTAGTAAAGATTAATAATAACAATACCATAAAATCCTTTTTTAAGGAGTAGGTAATGAAAGCTTATGGAAAATAAATGGTTTACAATCTCAGTATACTCAGAGAATAACGTTGGGTTGTTAAATAGAATATCGGGTATATTCTTAAAGAGACATATTAATATTGAGAGCTTAAATGTATCTAAATCGGAAATTGACGATGTTTCTAAATTTACTATTGTAGCACATACAACAGAAAAATGGGTTCACAATATTGTTGGACAGATCGAAAAACAAATCGAAGTTATTAAGGCGTATTATCATACGGATGACGAGACTATTTATCAGGAGTCTGCATTGTTCAAAATAGCATCGGGACTGTTGTTTGACGAGCGTCAAATTCAAAATATTATTAAGGATAATAATGCACAGATTGTCACGGTTTCAAGAGATTTCTTTGTCATTGCAAAAAGCGGGAGAAGAAATGAAATTGATCAAATGCATGACCAACTAAAACCATATGGCATTATGCAATTTGTACGCTCTGGGCGTATTTCAGTGACAAAAGATGAAATGAAGATTTCCGCTTTGCTAAAAGAGTTTAAATAAAAGAATTATAACATAAATCAAATAAAGTAAATATAAAATGGCCAATTATTTTAATACGCTATCATTAAGAGATCAGTTAACGCAACTTGGAAAATGTCGCTTCATGGATTCGTCTGAGTTCGCTGATGGTGTAAATGCTTTAAAAGGCAAAAAAATTGTTATCGTAGGTTGTGGTGCTCAGGGGCTTAACCAAGGGTTGAACATGAGAGATTCTGGTTTGGATATTGCTTATACACTACGTGATGCTGCAATAAAAGAGAAAAGACAATCTTTTATCAATGCAACTGAGAACGGTTTTACGGTAGGTACATATGAAGAATTGATTCCTACTGCTGACGTCGTTATAAACCTTACACCAGATAAGCAGCATACAGCTGTAGTAGGTGCGGTTATGCCATTAATGAAAAAAGGAGCTACCCTTTCTTATTCTCATGGTTTCAATATCGTGGAAGAAGGTACTCAAGTTCGTAAAGATTTAACCGTAATCATGGTAGCGCCAAAAAGTCCTGGTTCTGAAGTAAGGGAAGAGTATAAGAGAGGATTCGGTGTACCAACATTAATTGCGGTTCATCCAGAAAATGATCCGGAAGGTAAAGGTTTGGCACAGGCAAAAGCTTATGCTGCGGGTACTGGTGGACATAGAGCCGGTGTTCTGGAGTCTTCTTTTGTTGCTGAGGTAAAATCAGATTTAATGGGTGAGCAAACTATTCTTTGTGGTCTGCTACAAACTGGTTCTATACTTTGTTTTGATAAAATGGTTGAGAAAGGTATTGATGCCGGTTATGCATCTAAATTGATACAATTCGGTTGGGAAACTATTACCGAAGGTATGAAGTACGGCGGTATTACCCATATGATGGACCGTCTTTCAAATCCTGCTAAGATTAAGGCTTTTGAACTTTCAGAAGAATTGAAGGATATTATGCGTCCATTGTTCCAAAAACATATGGATGATATTATGACCGGTCATTTCTCTAAAACTATGATGGAAGACTGGGCAAATGATGATAAGAATTTATTGACTTGGAGAGCTGCAACTGGTGAAACTGCTTTTGAAAAAACTCCTGCAGGTAGTCAAGAGATTACAGAACAAGAATTTTATGATAACGGTGTACTAATGGTTGCTATGGTAAGAGCAGGTGTAGAGCTGGCTTTTGAGGCAATGACAGAGTCTGGTATTATTGCTGAGTCTGCTTATTATGAGTCTTTACATGAAACGCCATTAATTGCAAATACTATTGCACGTAAGAAATTGTTCGAGATGAACCGTGTTATTTCAGATACTGCAGAATATGGTTGTTACTTGTTCGATCATGCTTGTAAGCCATTGTTGACTGACTTTATGAAGAATATAGATACTGATGTTATCGGTAAAAATTTCTCTGCGGATATAGATAATGATGTAGATAACGCCCAATTGATTGCAGTGAACAAAGCATTGCGTGAGCATCCGGTAGAAATAGTTGGAGCACGTTTGCGTGAGTCTATGACAGCAATGAAGCCTATAGTTTAGGTATCAATAACTTAAGGTAATCTTACTGATTGTCCGGTTGGGTATGTTCAAATCTGCAAGCACTTTTGCTCTTGCAGATTTAATGGGCACTACTTAAGCGGACAATTTCGGTTTTATGCATTAATGATAAATTATTAATAGCAAAGAAAAAAATATGAAAGGGAACAAACCGGAGTATTTTCCAGTTTTAGAAGATGTTTTACAAGCGGCACAGATTATTTCTGAAATTTCAGAAATTACACCGTTAACAGATAGTATTAGATTGTCTAAAGAGTTTAATTGTCAAATTCGTTTAAAACGAGAAGATCTACAAAGGGTAAGGTCGTATAAAATTAGAGGAGCTTTTAATAAAATTAGTTCGTTAACAGAGGAAGAAAGGGGTAAAGGGGTTATATGTGCCAGTGCTGGCAATCATGCCCAAGGTGTAGCTTTTGCTTGTTGTCATTTAAAGATCAAGGGTACCATTTACATGCCATCGGTTACACCCAAACAAAAGGTGGAACAAACCAAACTTTTTGGTGGTGAATGGGTAGAAATAGTGTTGCAAGGTGATACGTTTGACGATTCATCATTGGCAGCTAAAATACATGGTGATCAAACCGGTAAAATATTTGTCCATCCTTTTGATGACCCTAAGATTATTGAAGGTCAGGCTACTGTTGGTTTAGAACTTATAGAGCAGGCAAAAAAGCCAATTGATTACCTGTTCGTATGTATAGGTGGTGGTGGATTGGCATCTGGTCTTATTAGTGTATTTAGTCAACTATCTCCTAATACCAAAATTATAGGGGTAGAACCCAAAGGGGCTCCTTCTATGAAATCGGCAATCGATTCTGGTGCAGTGATTACCGTAGATAATATTGATAAATTTATTGATGGGGCTGCTGTTAAAAGGGTTGGTGACCTCACATTTCCTATCTGTAATTATTATTTGGATGATATGATTACGGTTGATGAAGGTAAAGTTTGTCAGACTATTTTAGATCTGTATAATAGAGATGCTATTGTAGTAGAGCCTGCGGGGGCATTATCTATTGCCGCGTTGGTAAAATACAAAGAAGAAATAGTTGGCAAGAATGTGGTTTGCATTATTGGGGGTAGTAATAATGATATTACGAGAACAGCGGAGATTAAGGAGAGAGCCTTATTATATGCCAAGTTGAAGCATTATTTTATTATTAGATTTCCTCAAAGACCGGGAGCTTTAAAAGAATTTGTGGTAGATATTTTAGGGGAAACTGATGATATTACCCATTTTGAATACTCTAAAAAATCCAGCAGGGAGAATGCACCGGCAGTCGTAGGTATAGAATTAAAGCACCCAGATGATTTACAACCATTGATCGAGCGTATGAAAAATAACAATTTCTATGGCGATTATATAAATGATAAACCGGATTTGTTTGAGTATTTGGTTTAAACTACTTTTAATATGTTAGATTCGGTTTTCTGTAATTTTGGAGTGCCGTTTTATAATACATTTATCAATCATAGTGCAAAATATAAAAAGAAATGAGCGATATTAAAATTCCAGAAGAATTTCAAATTACATCAACTATAGATCAAAAACAATATTTGGTCAACGGAGAACTAAAAGAATGGAAAGGAGATACCACAAATGTATACTCTACAATCTCTTCAACTAAAGAATATAAGCCAACATTATTGGGCAGTATTCCAGACCTGCAAGAAGCGGAAGCGCTCGAAGCTTTAGACGGAGCTTTAAAGGCGTATGACAAAGGTCAAGGGGTTTGGCCCACCATGCATGTAAAAGATCGTATTGAATGTATGGAGGTTTTCGTTTCAAAGATGAAAACGAAAAGAGAAGAGGTAGTAAAACTTTTAATGTGGGAAATTGGTAAATCATTGCCAGATTCTCAAAAAGAGTTTGATAGAACGGTAGAGTATATTGAAGATACCATTGAAGATTATAAACAGTTAGATAGAGACGCAGCAAAGTTTACAAAGCATGATGGCGTGTATGCCCATATTAAGAGAGGACCTTTAGGGGTTGTTTTATGTTTGGGGCCTTATAATTATCCATTGAACGAAACATTTGCATTACTTATTCCTGCAATTATAATGGGCAATACCACCATTTTCAAACCTGCTAAACACGGTGTTCTGTTGATAACACCACTTTTAGAGGCTTTTCAAACAAGCTTTCCTAAAGGAGTAGTAAATGTATTGTTCGGTCGTGGTAGAACGGTTGCCGCGCCCATTATGCAAACCGGTAAGGTAGATGTACTAGCATTAATTGGTAATAGTAAATCTGCCAATGCTTTACAGGATCAGCATCCAAAAAGCAATAGATTACGATTAGTTCTTGGGTTAGAAGCAAAAAATCCTGCTATTATATTACCTGACGCTGATTTGGACCTAACTATTAATGAATGTTTAGCCGGAACATTGTCATTTAATGGGCAGCGTTGTACCGCTTTAAAAGTGGTTTATGTTCATGAAGATATCAGGGCAGATTTCAATAAAAACTTTGCAAAGAAAGTAGACGAGCTAAAGTTCGGAAATCCTTGGGAAGATGGTGTCAAACTTACTCCCTTGCCTGAACCTGATAAAGCAGCTTACATACAAGGACTTATTGATGATGCGCTTTCTAAAGGTGCTAAGATCATTAATAAAAAAGGCGGTCAACATTTTGATAATTACATTTGGCCAGCGGTGCTATATCCTGTGACCAAAGAAATGCGTGTATATCAAGAAGAGCAATTTGGTCCTATTATTCCTATAGTACCTTTTACGGATATTGAAGAACCTTTAGATGATATGGCAGAAAGTAATTATGGTCAACAAGTAAGCTTGTTCGGTAAAGATGTGTATGCACTTTCACCGCTGATAGATACCTTGGTGAACTTGGTATGTCGTGTCAACTTGAACAGCTCTTGCCAAAGGGGACCAGATGTTTATCCGTTTACCGGAAGAAAAGACTCGGCCCAGGCAACTTTAAGTGTGCATGATGCCTTACGCTCATTTTCAATAAGAACATTCGTTGCATTTAAGGATAACGAATTAAATACCGATATTATTGAAAATTTATTAGAGGCTAAACTGTCCAATTTTGTAAGTACAGACTATATCTTATAAGTTACCTTAATTGATTTATTTTAAGGAAAACCTCTTCTAATTTTTAGGAGAGGTTTCTTTTTTGCATTCTGTGGAAATGGCTTTTGCTCTTTCTAAACCAGAATATGGGTAGTAAGGTGTGGTTTGTTCTTCTGCTTCAAATAATGTGATGGCGCGTTCAATATCTTTACAAAATGGAATTGTTGATTTGCCAAAGAACTTAGCTGCGCCCATGTCCCATTCGGTTTTGCTTAAGACCACTCTTGGATTGTTTGGTGCAATACTTAAAGCTTTTTGATAAATTGCTGCATTCTCTCCAGACAAGGTCATGCCATACTTAGCACCGTCAAAAGCTATATATGCTGTATTTAAGAGCGCATAGGATATCATGATTTCTGGATTGTTTTCCGAAATTGCCGATGCTGTATCTAAAAACTCCTTAGCCCTTGTGAGTTTTGTGGTCAATACCGTTTCATCTTTTAGCCCAAAGCTACTTACAATTTCAATTAAACCTGCATAATATGGTGGCAACCAATTATCGGTTTCTGCAGCTGAAATTCTTTCAAAAAGTTGAGATGCTTCGGTATTCTTTTGTTGGTCCCATAAAGCAAAAGCTTTGTTCATACCTTTTTCGTATGACGTTTGTGCGGTAATGTTCATTGTGAAAATAAAGGTGATGACTAGTAGTAAGGTTCTCATGGTATAATTTTTATATGTTATTTATTGTTTTCAAATATCTTTCTATTTAAATGTTATTAATAAAATAGATGACCCAGTTGTAGGTTATGGGTATTGAGTTGTAAGTATTAAAGGTTGTCTAGCTGGTTGTAATTTTTATTTTTACTGATTGTCCAGAAGAAACCAATGAAAAAGAAGCGGTCTGCGGCGGGTGTAATTGTTCTTCGGTCGAATATACCATCAGTATTTGGCTGATCCGCATATTGGTAACCATTTATGTTTTTTGTTCCCAGTACATTACTAACGGATAAGTACAATATTTTCTGCGGACTTATCAAATAGGCGTAGTTGAAGTTTAGTGAGTTGAAACTTTTGGCTTGTTCCGTTAAAAAACGGCCTGTGCTTGGGTCTGTATAACTACGACCGGATGCATAGTTGTAGCTGAATCCGATCTGACTTTTCCAATCCTCAACCCATCGTTTTACCACTAATGATGCATTATGCTTGCTGGCAAAATCTGGTGTAGCTTTGGTTGGGTAATTTCGATAATTTCTTTTCGTATCTAAATAAGAATAAGACATCCAATATTCTGTATTTTTTAATGTTTTGTTGTCTCTCCAGAAAATGTCCAATCCTTTTGCAAAACCATTGCCAGTATTATCGTAGGTAGAAGTGGACAGTGTAAAAGCTGTATTGTATTTGACTAAATTATTATAGTCTTTATAATATGCTTCGGCTCTAAAAATCTGTTTGTTTTTTACAAATTGATAGTTGGCAATATAATGTGTGGTTTTTTCAGCCGTAAAATCGGTATTGAACTTTAGGTACTCATTTCTAGGGTTTTGAAAGAACTCTCCGTATGCCAGAGAAAATTGTGCATTTTGCCCAGCTTTATAGGCTAGAGAGAGTCTTGGAGATAGATTAAATTCTTGTAATAATTGTGAATATTCACCTCTAAGACCCACTTTTGTCGCTAGATTTTTTGAGAAGAAAATATCTGCCTCGGCAAAGCCGCCTAAAAGGTTGTTGTTAAATTTGTATTCATTTTCAATAGTATTCGCACTGTAATCTTCTTTGAAGTCGGTTATAAAATATTCAGCACCAAAGTTTAATTTGTAACTACTGGAAAAGTATTTCTTCAGTGCTAATTTAAAATGGGCAGAATTTTCGGTGTCCGTAATATCTGCTGTGTCTAACTTTAATTTCGTTTGATCGCTAGCAAAGCTTATTCCAGTTGAAATACTCCAATCCTTTTCCATAAAATCTTGATAAGAAGTATTTAGATAAAGGTTGTTATTGTTCAACCCAAATCTAACACCATTAACTTCATTGATGTCTTCTTGTGTTAAGTCAAAGTCAACAGCGCTGTAGGCACCATATACTTTTAGAAGTCCGTCATTATTGAATTTATATCTGTATACTGCTTCGCCTCCAAAAGATGCTACAGGTTTATGCCATTCATTGTTATCTGGATATAATTCCTGATACGGTGCAAGATTTATATAATTGGCATTGACGCTTAGCGAACTTTTATCCCATATTTGGGTATTTCCAAGTCCTAGGCCAACCGTCATTATTGAAATATCCGTTTTTTCTTCTTGTGGTTCGTTTACACTGTTCAATAGTAAAACACTTGATAGTGCTTGACCGTATTCTGCGGAATAACCTCCCGTTGAGAAGGTAATTCCTTTAAATAAGAAAGGAGATAACCGGCCCCTTGACGGTATGTTGTTTGCCGAAGGAGAATACGGAGTAAACACACGCATACCATCAACGAATATTTGAGTTTCCTCTGCATCGCCACCTCTAACGAATAATCTGCCATCCTCGGCAACATTAGAAGTACCGGGTAATGTCTGTAATGCGCCTACAAAGTCTCCTAAGGCTCCTGCTGTGGTTACAATATCAAGTGGTTTTAAAGCGGTAACCTTTGCATTGTCGCCTGCATTAAATGTACCGGCGTTAACGGTAACGGCATCCAATGTGTTTACATCATCTCTTAATTTGATGGTGATATTTTGAAAATGATTGATTTTGTCTGATTTTGAATAGGTTTCAAACGAAATGGATGAAGCAATTAAAGTATGTATTCCAGTAGCATCGGTTTCAAAGGAAAATACCCCTTGATCATTGGTTGCAGTACCATCATACGTTCCTTTTAAATATACATTTGCCCCAATAATTGGTAAGCCTTGTTGGTCAATTATCTTACCGGAGATAGTTGATTGCGCGTATGTATGCACGTAGAGTAGTGTAAGTAAAGCAATTAGTAGCGTCTTCATTATTGATTGTATTTTTTGATTGATGCCACAAATATGAATTGTTCGTAATGGTTTGAACAAAATGGTTTTCTCAATTGTAGATTTTCTGTACTGAATTGGGTCAATTTATAATTGTGAGGAATTACGTGGGGTTAATTTTTCACAGAAATATGGTAATTAATTTGAGTTGAAACCGACATATGCGTTCTAACTTTGCCTTTTTAATTGCTTGTGTTATATAGATTGATGCAGAAAGATTTAAAGTTTGAATTATGGAAAAATTAAAAACAAATAAAAAAGCATTATTTGCTTTAGCTATAGGAGGTTTTGGAATAGGGCTTACCGAGTTCGTTATCATGGGAATTTTAACGGAAGTATCTGGTTCTTTAGGAATAACAATTCCACAGGCAGGGCATTTTATTGCTGCTTATGCTTTAGGGGTAGTTGTGGGCGCGCCGTTGTTGACAGGTTTTGGGTCTAAGCTTAGTCCTAAAAAAATGTTGTTCTTGTTAATGATTTGGTTTACGGTTTTTAACACCCTGTCTGGTTTGGCAACTGGGTATACCAGTTTGTTATTTTTAAGATTTTTATCAGGAATACCACATGGTGCCTTTTTTGGTATTGGTGCGGTAGTGGCCACTAAGCTTGCGAAAAAAGGAAAAGGTGCTCAGGCTATTTCCATTATGTTCTCTGGCTTAACCGTAGCCAATGTAATAGGAGTGCCAATTGGTACGTATTTAGGTCAGCAATTTAGTTGGAGTGTTTCTTTTTACCTAGTGGGTCTTGTTGGTTTATTGGCACTTGGCAGTATTTATTTATGGATGCCGCAAATTAAGGTTGAAGAGCGGGAAGAAAAGGTTACGGTGTCCCAAGGTTTAAAAAATAGCGAACTATGGGCATTGATTGCGCTGACCACTATAGGTACAGGCGGATTTTTTGCATGGTACAGTTATGTTGCTCCTTTAATTACGGATGTAGCAGGTCTGCCAAATCATTTTGTTGGTTACGCTATGATGTTGGCCGGTTTGGGTATGGTTGCAGGAAATTTTTTAGGGGCTAAAATGGCAGAGTGGTTTTCTCCTTTAAAAGCGGTTATAATTAGTCTATCGGTAATGTGTGGTATTTTGTTATTGAATATGATGGTAGCGACCAACCCTTATCTGTTAATGGTACTTACTTTTGTAATTGGAGCAATATCATTTACTGTGGCAACGCCTATTCAAATGGCTATCATAAATACCTCTAAGGGTTCAGAAATGCTAGGTTCTTCCATGAACCAAAGTGCTTTTAATATGGGTAATGCATCTGGAGCGTATTTGGCTGGCTTACCAATTGCCTTTGGGTACGGTATTGTGTATTCTAGCT from Maribacter dokdonensis DSW-8 includes the following:
- the ilvD gene encoding dihydroxy-acid dehydratase, with protein sequence MELNKYSKNVTQDPTQPAAQAMLYAIGFKDEDFNKPLVGIASTGYEGNPCNMHLNDLAKLVKEGVNSKETVGLIFNTIGVSDGISMGTPGMRFSLPSRDIIADSMETVVQGMSYDALVTVVGCDKNMPGALMAMLRLNRPAILVYGGTIASGCHEDRKLDIVSAFEAWGEKVAGTMDEKNYKSIIKKSIPGAGACGGMYTANTMASAIEALGMSMPYNSSNPAISNNKEEECIAAGKQMRILIEKDIKPLDIVTRKSLENAIRLVTIMGGSTNAVLHFLAIARAADIDFTLKDFQHISDTTPFIADLKPSGKYLMEDVHRIGGIPAVLKYLLKNGLLHGDCLTVTGMTLAENLESVPDLEEGQDVIMPLDKPIKATGHLRMLYGNLAENGSVAKITGKEGLLFKGTAKVFNSEYDANDAIRGGKVEKGNVVVIRYEGPKGGPGMPEMLKPTAAIMGAGLGKDVALITDGRFSGGTHGFVVGHISPEAQEGGTIALVKDGDTITIDAETNSINLEVSAEELAKRKEAWVEPALKFKKGVLYKYARSVSSAAQGCVTDEF
- a CDS encoding O-methyltransferase, with the translated sequence MNDSIILDIPKVHSSIVRKSEEIGFTMPSDLYIGSFLKTLIASKPNGRFLEIGTGIGLSLSWMIDGMDTDSFLISIDNDQQLTTIAENYFGDDQRVELICENGTEWIKGYTGEKFDLIFADAWPGKYSEIDEVLDLIKVGGFYIVDDMTKQPNWPEGHEENVKSLVAYLEKREDLTLTKLNWSTGVIMAVKN
- the ilvN gene encoding acetolactate synthase small subunit, encoding MENKWFTISVYSENNVGLLNRISGIFLKRHINIESLNVSKSEIDDVSKFTIVAHTTEKWVHNIVGQIEKQIEVIKAYYHTDDETIYQESALFKIASGLLFDERQIQNIIKDNNAQIVTVSRDFFVIAKSGRRNEIDQMHDQLKPYGIMQFVRSGRISVTKDEMKISALLKEFK
- the ilvC gene encoding ketol-acid reductoisomerase; this encodes MANYFNTLSLRDQLTQLGKCRFMDSSEFADGVNALKGKKIVIVGCGAQGLNQGLNMRDSGLDIAYTLRDAAIKEKRQSFINATENGFTVGTYEELIPTADVVINLTPDKQHTAVVGAVMPLMKKGATLSYSHGFNIVEEGTQVRKDLTVIMVAPKSPGSEVREEYKRGFGVPTLIAVHPENDPEGKGLAQAKAYAAGTGGHRAGVLESSFVAEVKSDLMGEQTILCGLLQTGSILCFDKMVEKGIDAGYASKLIQFGWETITEGMKYGGITHMMDRLSNPAKIKAFELSEELKDIMRPLFQKHMDDIMTGHFSKTMMEDWANDDKNLLTWRAATGETAFEKTPAGSQEITEQEFYDNGVLMVAMVRAGVELAFEAMTESGIIAESAYYESLHETPLIANTIARKKLFEMNRVISDTAEYGCYLFDHACKPLLTDFMKNIDTDVIGKNFSADIDNDVDNAQLIAVNKALREHPVEIVGARLRESMTAMKPIV
- the ilvA gene encoding threonine ammonia-lyase, yielding MKGNKPEYFPVLEDVLQAAQIISEISEITPLTDSIRLSKEFNCQIRLKREDLQRVRSYKIRGAFNKISSLTEEERGKGVICASAGNHAQGVAFACCHLKIKGTIYMPSVTPKQKVEQTKLFGGEWVEIVLQGDTFDDSSLAAKIHGDQTGKIFVHPFDDPKIIEGQATVGLELIEQAKKPIDYLFVCIGGGGLASGLISVFSQLSPNTKIIGVEPKGAPSMKSAIDSGAVITVDNIDKFIDGAAVKRVGDLTFPICNYYLDDMITVDEGKVCQTILDLYNRDAIVVEPAGALSIAALVKYKEEIVGKNVVCIIGGSNNDITRTAEIKERALLYAKLKHYFIIRFPQRPGALKEFVVDILGETDDITHFEYSKKSSRENAPAVVGIELKHPDDLQPLIERMKNNNFYGDYINDKPDLFEYLV
- the ilvB gene encoding biosynthetic-type acetolactate synthase large subunit is translated as METVKEKKKGTGSKNTIRVSGAEAIIHCLLAEGVETMYGYPGGAIMPVYDELYKFQDKLDHILTRHEQGATHAAQGYARVSGKVGVAIATSGPGATNLVTGLADAQIDSTPMVCITGQVTRHLLGTDAFQETDIIGISTPVTKWNYQVTEASEIPEVMAKAFYIAKSGRPGPVLVDITKNAQIDELDFSYEKCVGVRSYKPVPKPKMSAIEAAAELINNAKKPFIVWGQGVILGKAENELKTLVEKTGIPAAWTIMGASALDTAHPLNVGMVGMHGNYGPNLLTNECDLLIAIGMRFDDRVTGRLEDYAKQAKVIHFEIDPAEVNKNVHADVAVLGNSKETLGLILPLLNENKHEAWHNMFKEKYKIEFDTIIKNDIHPTKEGLTMGEVIEEINLASNNKAVIVSDVGQHQMIACRYAKFSQSKSNITSGGLGTMGFALPAAIGAKMGAMDREVVAIIGDGGYQMTIQELGVIFQHNLPVKIVVLNNEHLGMVRQWQELFFDKRYASTVMVNPDFVKIAEGYSIEAKRISERIDLKSTIQEMMASDKPYFLEVKVEQEDNVFPMIPSGASVSEVRLK